The Dendropsophus ebraccatus isolate aDenEbr1 chromosome 6, aDenEbr1.pat, whole genome shotgun sequence nucleotide sequence tttaatagaagtgaattacaaatctctggcactttatggcaccagttgatttgaaagaaagaaaaaattggtgaacaaccccttaaggacggggcccattttcgtttttgcgttttctgtttttcctccttgtgtttaaaaggccatagcacttgcatttttccacctagaaacccatatgagcccttattttttgtgtcactaattgtactttgcaatgacaggctgaatttttgcattaagtatactacgacaccagaaaaaaaatcaaagtgtggtgaaatagaaaaaaaaagcatttctttttatttgggggaactgtgtttttacgccattcgccctggggtaaaactgacttgttatgcatgttcctcaagtcgttacgattaaaatgatatataacatgtataacttatattgtatctgatggcctataaaaaattgaaaccattgttaacaaatatacgttccttaaaatcgctccattcccatgcttataactcttttatcctttggtctgtggggctgtgtcaggtgtcattttttgcgccatgatgtgttctttctatcggtaccttgattgtgcatatacgacattttgatcgctttttattacattttttctggatttgatgcgaccaaaaatgcgcaatgcggaatgtgattaattaatagttcgggcgattacgcacgcggagataccaaacatgtttatttatttgtttacttttatttaaaacctgggaaaaggggggtgattcagacttttattgggggagggggctttttactataaacaacactttttttttttttttttttttttacacttatactagaagtcttccaggggggcttctagtataagtatacggatctctcattgagatctctgcagcatagatatgctgcagagatcaatgaggcactcgtttacttccggctgctgcagccggaagtaaacgagtgccgagccggggacggcgccatcttggacgagtccccggccggcatccgTAACTGAgttctcccccactagacaccagggaaaggttgcctccggtaatcggaggcagctgtcaactttgacagctgccttcgattagctaattagcgggcacggcgatcagaccgtgcccgctaatagcggcggtcccgggctacacgcggcacccgggaccgcggcgcttcaaagccgcgcggccccgctttgaagtgctaatgaggacatacgacgtaccggtacgtcatatgtccttaagaggttaagctatCCAGTTCTATATTAGTGCTGTATATGCCTCCCCACTAGGGACTCCTATACCTATCCTAGTTACTTCTGTTAAAGGTTACAGATTCTTCTTAATGATATAGAACACACCTTAGCTTTAAGTTTATTACTGTGGTTTCTTCAGATAAATAATGCAGTGAAGAAGTCAACTGTTTGTAGCAGTAAAGCTAGCCATAGATAGACCATGTAAAATAAATTGCTGACAGGCACCTCTCGTTGCAGTTTATTctctgtgagggggggggggaaagatcaATGTATGAATCCAATATGCCCAAATCCATCTTTTCCCTAACACCAGGTGAGGCACCCCCATACACACCTAGGTGGTTAACATTTCAATAATGAGTACAAACACCTTATAGGGTATACTTGTGATATCACACAGTGCTTTCTGATCCTTGTCTTCTGTTGCAGTGTACATGTTATTTCTTAGACACACTTAGGACCTTTTTATTAAAGCAGTGTTGGTTTATGGTTCTTTTCATTGTGTATATGACCAAATTTAGTCATATTTGCCACTATTGTTTCACAGATACCGAACAGCCTGGTGTAGTTCAGTCGATCGCTGCTTTAGGACATTCAATAGACACAGTTTATGAAATGCGAAACACATCGTACCTTTTTGCCTGCACAGTTTCAGGAGTAGACAGAACTTCTTGCCCGCTGTAAAGCTTCCTTTTGTGACATTTTATTATAGCTTTAGAAATTTAAGATGACATATATTTGTAGCTGCAGGTAGTTTCCATCACCCTGTCTGGTATCCTTGCACAACTGATGCATCCTGACGTGTTCAGCAAGAATTGGTAAAATTAAACTTGGACAGCACAAGGTGAAGGTCTGGACATGCTTGCAGGAAGCCAAAACTTTGGTTCCTGTTGCCGTTTAGTCGGTTGAAAGGCGAGAAAGTCCACCCAACATTATTCCAATTTCAAAGCCTTATTGATTTTTATTTCCCACAAATTAGGACCCCAAGTCCTCTGATACTTGATCAGAGctacatagaaacaaaaaaacaagtcaTCAAGGCGGAAAGAAGAGTATTAAAGGAACTGGGATTTTGTGTTCACGTGAAGCATCCTCACAAGGTGAGCAGCTGCAGTCTTGGGCTATATTCACTATTTAAGCCCATTTCATTCTGGATGTATATGAGGTTGAAAAAGATTCAGATTTATGGAAAAGTTAAAAACAAAGAGAAAATGAACGACATAATTTCCAATCAAAATAGTATTGTAAACAAGGAAATGAGACGTTTAGGcgtatccaacctgctgatatgtccctatagcgcacagggtgctGAAGATTATGGTAATTACTTATTTTGAGCCTTAGTGCCCATTTTGAAATGAAATGCTTCTTGGTTTTTTTAGggattcttttgttttgtttatgttttatacAATCATAGCAGGGGGGAAAAGTCCATACAGATGTACCTACTGCTGCACAGGTACATTGTGGCCATATGCATGAGCCACAACTTGAGTTGTCCTTTGCTGGCCCAATATAGCACTGTGCTACTGTAATATCAGCCTGTAAGACTACATTAAAccttaaaggggagctatcagcaggttaaactaatataacctgctgatagctcactATTGCGCACGGGGCGATGAGGATGGcattatgtctcttaccttcatcttcagcgctgctcatgtgcagtttgtagtgtaatcttGTGTCTGGTAAGGCTGTTTGTAGCACTGGGGCCCAGCTGCCCCctagttgaggaaggcttgatgccgaaaAGTCCTGTCATATGTATTCTGGTGATTCTTctacaataaaacttttttgaagcatgatatggtgagtgccgagaatggacttttgaaatgttatgagaatttttttcttactacgagcaccaccccttgacacagacgtgccgcctaaaaaaactgttttttaccCACTAGAGCACCAATCCAGcccgctccactgataatcatttgAAGGGGCTCATGCCTACATTACACACGCTCCATGTTACTGATGCCTTTCATATAATGGTCAGTGTCCTCAGGGATGCTTTTAAATACAGCTGCCTGACTAagccatatattttttttgatAACCCATTGAGGCGTTACTGGGAAATCTTTCCCAAAGGTTTTTTTTACTTGAAATGTTCCTTTGCTTTTCTCTGATTATATGACCTCATTCTTGACACATAATATATGGCTTCCAGACAGATCTGTATTAAAACAATCTAAAAGAGCACTTACCCTTGGAGTCCTTCTCACAGACTCAAGTGTCAAACAGGCATTTGCATCTATATGGTATGGTACAATTATTTTACACATTATGATAGAGGTACctctttatctttttttattattattatagaactAAATAATGTAGTACTATTCACATTCCTCTCCTTGAGTTTACTACTTTAAGAATCACaaccttgttttttttcccctagatGATTGTTATGTACCTACAGGTTCTAGAATGTGAAAGGAATCAGACCCTTGTTCAGACGGCCTGGTAAGTTTTTaagcttttatttttctttttttacttttttttttttttctctctcactacCAGGTAAATAGTAGCAGAAATGTGTTAATGGTCTCTAAAATCTAGATtgtaaaaatttttaacttgtgtacATTTACAAGAGTTTCTGCTTACTGTTTTCATGGCATGAGCAATATATCAATTGGAGATCTCTGTTTAACTTTGTTCTTTTTTCTACTCTTTGGTTAAAGGGTAGTCCATGATGGTAAGTCATAGAACTCTGCCCTCTGCACCACACCAACCTCTGGATGGCCTGATTGGCTGCGCTTCTCTTCAGCCAATGCAGTGCAAGCTCTCATCCGAGATCCACTGAAGTGGTCCATATCCATCTGGTCGCATCTTCTAGTTCTGTGCTGGTGTCCAAAGGATTTGTATATTTGCTTTCAGAACTATTTTTGTAACTGTTCAAAAAAGGCAATCTGTTCTGTTTACACTCGCTTTCCTTGCAGTTTTACATTAGATTGTTTGTTTAAACAAGTCTCATCCTTTTGAAGTGTTACACTGTTGGTAAGCATTAGATGTAGTACTGCATTGTAGTTGGTAAGGACAATTAAAACGAGTAATATTGCAAGTTTACTATATCATTTTTTGCATTGTCTAAAAGTTTTGTGTTCTTAATGGGACTTTCTGATTGCATAGTAATGTAACTTCTATATTATGTAATAGAAACTTCAGTAGCTTTTtgtaacattgggggagatttattaagcatggtgtaaagtgaaactggctcggttgcccgtagcaaccaatcagattccaccttttattttccaaagagcctgtgaggaatgaaaggtggaatctggttgctagggcaactgagccactatacaccatgtttgataaatcacccccattgtcTCCTAATTCCAGTCTGTTTGCTGCCAGTAGATGGTAACAATTGACTTTAAGAGGCCATAGAATTGTGCTGGTCATGTCCAGCTAAGAgtaggttcagactacggaatccgcgcagataagttccgtctccatagacaccattctatggctgggcagATTCGGCATTCTAccgaaagaattggcatgtcacttctttcggtggaatgcTGAATCCGCCCGGccgtagaatggtgtctatggagccagcagaTTTCCGCACAGATTCCGTAGTCTGTACCCACCCTAATAGTTTATCACAGCTTTTGTAAAAAGCCCCTCTGCCTGCGAAGACAGAAGCTTTCATTAactaacagcaagcagagattttaAAGCTCtgacaaaacaaaaactaaactATATTAATGTTGTTTAGCATTTCATTATTTAGCTGGGATAGCTAAAAACTGAAAAATATTGTCAGGTACACACAGTAGGGATAATGTATAAAAAGAATCACTGCACATATTCTTCATAACATGGGATTCATATAAGTAACTGGGGCTAAGTTTATCTCAAGGAAAAAAGAGTACACACACGCTGATGGCAAAGGTGCACCAATAGAATTGGAAAATATCAATGTCTTATTCTTGATTTTGTGTAAACAGTTAAACACACTGGCAGACCTCAGATTTAATATTAATAATTGAAATGCTTATCATGTAAATCTTGAAGCAATGGGGGTAAGTTCACATGTGTTGCAGACATTTCTGAAGCAAACAACACACTCTCCTTAATATTTACTCATTAAAATAAATTTGAGCAACAAATCTGCTTTGTGTTTTAAAATggtttttccaggattagaaaatctAAGCGGCATCCTTCCAGAAAATAGTTCTTTTGAAGTACATTGAGCCGAGTATTAccgcacaacctgaggacaggtgtggcgctgatGTTGGAAGAAAACAGGTTTTCCTAACCCTGGAACAACCCCTTTAGTATACCCTTAGTATACCCTTAAAAACATTCTCTCAGCAGACTGCAATCTGGCAACAGGTCCCTCAGGAGTTTGTCCTTCTGTTAGCGGagcacaaataaaatctttagttGTTTAATAGGTCTGATCAGAGAATACATAGGACACAGGCTTTGTATAGTGCATTCACTAGAGTAACACTACCTCCACCTCCTCTCACTGTGATTAATGGCTGACTGCTGGGTATCTACATACACGGTGGTCATCTATCAATCATTGCTCCCCTAGTGCATACACCAGACTTTGGCTAATTGGATAGATCAGAGAATAcaccagaaatatatatattctgaaaAAGAGCAGGGCTGTCCTTATGCTTTCCATAGAAAAGAATATTCTGGCAGACAGTGCTTTTAATAGCTTTTTACCTTTAGTTATATAGAGGGATAGAAGTCCAGATCAGAAAACATAATATTGTAATTGCCATATATACATTTAAGTGTAATATTACATGCTTATGTATTATAACCAGagagcgaagaaaaaacaaagtATCCTGAGTCTCCaaaatgatttatttttattttttttcccccttttttttattttaatattaaagACATCATGTCATAATGATATCATGTCATGTATATGTTTTTCAGGAACTACATGAATGATTGCCTTCGAACAAATATTTTTGTCAGATTTGAAGCAGAAACTATTGCGTGTGCTTGTATATATCTTGCTGCTAGAGCTTTGCAGGTGAGTCTTTAGTATGTTTATTATCCCTATCATCTTTGAGCTCACCTATTTGTCTTTTATGTATTTCTTCTGCCTGACTGTAACCATCTCTTGGCTGTATTCCCATGACAATACTTGTTCTCAACACAGGCAGCTTACTTCTAAATAACACATGTCACTGCCTAACGCTAGATAAGCATATTGATCTCATGTTGAGGCTTACTTATTAATACCTACAAGACATACTGCACAATAAATGTAAATTGGGTTTCCTTTTGTATACATGGTTTCAACTATTTTAAAAACATCTACTTATCATTGCTGCAATAAGTGTAAACTCCGACTTTTCTCCTGAATTTCTTCCCATTTTCTTTTTAGATTCCGCTACCGAATAAACCACACTGGTTTTTACTGTTCGGTGCTACTGAAGAAAGCATTCAAGAAATCTGTGTCACAACTTTGAGACTTTATAGTCGGAAGAAGGTAATGTTTTGTCTTATACAGGTCATTTATCATGTCTTATCGTTACCCCATTTTTTAATTTGGGTTTAGTAATCcaacgtgatttttttttttttttgtgcagactgcaagaaaatgtgtgtgtgtgtgtgtgtgtttgccttCCTTTTATGCACATATGCGTTATCTTAATGTGATGTTTTGATATGTTTTAACAGCCAAACTATGAATTTTTGGAGAAAGAagtggaaaagaggaaaaatgccTTGCAGGAAGCTAAACTTAAAGCAAAAGGGCTAAATCCTGATGGGACACCTGCTCTATCCATGATGGGAGGTTTCTCTCCAGCCTCAAAACCATGTATGTTTATCATCACTGCTCTCAATATTACATAATTTAAGGCATCAAAAATGTACTCTCATGTACCAGACTAAAAATCAAATATGATCTATTTTCAGTAAAGTTTTCCTTAGCATTTCTTCTGCTCAGTTGTAAGCTATAGTATgaaattctgcaaattttttgaTATCTTTATAGGTATATCAGCTAGGTAATGGGGGTAGACTTAAGTTGATTTTTCAGCAATGTACTGAGTGactttattcattcattcattcagcaTCTCCAAGAGAAGTAAAAGCAGAGGAGAAATCTCCAGCGTCTACAAAAAGTAAACGTGAACCAGAAGAAAAACAGTCATTGAAGAGTCCCTATAATGGGTAGGTAGTTTTGGATTATTGGTATCTAGAAATTCCTTCCATAATGCAAATATAAAGATGGTTAAAGGGACTAAAGTAGAGAAGGAATCCCTAAACAATTAGATTTTATCCCATGTTCACAAAGATGTTTGTGATTTGATTTCTTACCCTTATGTAAATTGTGGCTGCTGGTTTTCTACAGTGACGACTGGGGTCAAAATATTTAGTACATGCCAGTAAAAAGCTGACAAGGATTACTGAAAGTCTTGTGtggggttttgtttttgtttttttaaatagcagtaaagtTTTTGTCAAATAGTAAATTTCAGACCAGTCGCATCCTCCTAATTTGTTACGTCTTTATTGCAGTTTGCGCAAAGAAAACAAAAGAAGTCGAAGTGTAAGCAGGTCAAGATCACGAACAAAATCAAGATCTCGCTCTCCAAGGAGACAGTAAGTCGTCTTCATGGTTTTTGTATAGAATTATCATTCAGGGCCAGGAGTTGTCAAATAATATCTTCTCTGACATCAAATTATGTCTTCCTGTGACCGCTCAGTTGCTTCTGCAATACATAATTCTTCTTAACCTTCATATGCGTCCTTGCAGTGTTAAATGCAGGCAACTAGAAATATAAAGTTTCAGTGGCCAAAAAGTAGTTAATCATAGTCTGAAGCCTTTTATAATAGGATCCTATGTTCAGAAAACACATACTGCTTTTGATAATGTGTTGTGCAGTACAGCATTATAATGCTGACTGTATAGAATTTTACATAAACAGTAAGTATGTAGAATTCTTTCCAACAAAGTGCACTGCTTTTGGTGTGTGGATGTGTATTTATCCATTTTAACTCTTACATGTTTTCCCCCATAAGCTATAATAATAGACGGAGCCGATCTGGAACTTACAGCTCAAGATCAAGAAGCAGATCTCGTAGTCACAGTGAGAGCCCACGGAGACATCACAATCATGCATCCCCACACCTTAAGCTAAAGCATCGCGGAGATGATTTGCGGGGCTCAAACAGACATGGCCATAAACGGAAAAAGTCACATTCCCCCACCCCAGGCAAATCCAGGGAACACGGTGATCCTTCCAAAAAGCACAGACATGACCGCAGCCACCATCGGGATAGAAGAGAGAGGTCTCGATCATTTGAAAGGTCACACAAAAGTAAACATCACAGCAGTGGTCACTCCGGGCACAGCAGGCACAGGCGCTGAATGCCAGACCAGAAGGGAAAtacgtgtttgtttgtttgtaaggACTTTGTAAGTAGGCTTTTGTAACTAAAACATTCGACTACAGAAATGGACACTCAAGATATTTTTGGTTTTCTTTCAATCTATATCTTTTTGCACATTATACCTTGACAGTATGATGTAAAAAACCATGGTCAGAGTACAATGATCCAGAGTTGTATTAAAACAGCTTCTTCTGTGAATGGATTGCTGTAAAAGgtcttattttttatataaactgACTGCAGACACTGGTATATTTGAAGATTTATTTAAAGACTTAAGAAATCTTTCATATTGGTTTTAGTCTGCATGTATACAAATTGAATTTTATTAGGAAATAAAATAGAAAAGCCAAGTGTGTTCTGGACTTTTTTATTGGGTCTATAATCCTCCCCGCTCCATTCATACACTGTAGGTTTGCTGATTTAGCTGCAAATAAATAAGTCAAATACTGAAAAACTCATTCTAGCTAAAATCTTTTAAATATAACTGGCATTGCTGTGTGAGAAATCCTTAGACTATTCAGCATAGATTATTAAACCGGCACTTAATATGGATTATTTTCCCACCCTTAATATGGATTATGCTTCCACCTTTTTTGTGAAACCTGTCAGATTTCCTGTAggtctatagattttttttttttttttttttttttttttttttttttgccagaagcAAAAATCATCTATTCACTGGTTAGATGATAAATTCAAGATTGTTGGTGGTTTAACCGCTGAGATCCTTATCGATCACCTGAGTGGGCTACCCTTGCCCCTCCATTTACAGGATAGACATGGAAagtcatttttacaaggggtagGTTTTTCATTGCTCTGCTGCATTGTTGGAGACCTAGATAAGGCAGGTTAGTAAAGGTGGAcatatttattttaacttttgCAGTTTCTCAGGAATGCATTTTACTTTTTAGTGGCAATTTAGGCATCCATGACTGCTGAGTTGTCACTCAAGTAGAGAGGTTAGTTTTGGGGAGCAGAACAGAGAACTTGGGGTAATGCAGCTAGCATGACCACCCACCCCCACCTAGGTTTATCTTACCTGCCAGCAGTATTAAGGAGCCATGTAAAAGGGGTTGGCCccttttttaatgtgttttaattgcatCAATCCTAGAGACCCTGtttatatttgtgttttttttctgtggcaCTTTGTCTCTTGGCCTAAAttattaaaggttatgttttaattGCTAATATTTCTGTGATAGCCGGAGTCGCTGAATACTAGCAGACTTCAGGGCTGGAGTCTTGTGGCCATATCCTGGCAATTTAAGGGTTGGTTGCTGTTTGAAAATGTGCATGCTTATCAGACAAGCATACATATTTGTAATTCCCCTGACATGCCAGACCCATGAAAACCAGATCTTTTACAGATTTTTCTGCAGGTGGTGTATCCTGCTGGCCAAAAGTACATTCGGCCAACAGCTGTCTCCCATCCCCCCCTTCCATACACCTAAGCATTTGTCATGGCCATACATTCATGTGTTGTCCATGAAGAGTGGAgggataagctgctgccaaaccGCTCTGGTGGCAGCTTCTCTTCCAGAACAATGTGGCCAGGCAGTTGAAATCTAACATGCCTGTCCCTCCCAAGGTCATGGAAACAGAGGATGTCACCTACCCTTACCTAGaactatatctaaaaaaaaatcattacattCCTGTCCGGTTCAGCTCGGAACCCGAGCACAGCCCCCGCCCGGGCGAACACAAGCGGCTCCCCCACACAACCACCCCCTCAAGCTTACCCCATATTTTAATACTAGAATTCCGGTGCCCCGCGTGTACTCCACCGGTCACAATCCTTCATAAAACGAATTGCACCAATAGTTCCTACTATACCATCTCCTTGGACTATAAGACAgttatgtttaattttttttagatcttGTACCTTTTAAATCAATTTGTTTCATTTCTAACATCTTTATTGCTATAACCCAACAAAATTACAACAGTTTAGTTATATATTTTTAACCCTAACCTATTCTCTATCCCCCCCTTTACCCACCCaccgaggaagaggagagaaaaaataaataaataaataaaaataattaaaaaaaaaaaaactcaagtgaATACCAACTTATAAAACTCTCTACTTAATTTTAATTTTAGGGCCTTTGGGAGACATGCCCATTACTTTAAACCTGGCAGTAATCTAATCTTTTTGTTGGGCGGACCATGCCTTGGTGCAGCCTTTTGTGATGAGTATGTTAATATGTCCTCCCTGGGTGCCATTGTTGAGCATAATAAATGGTTGACTGGTTATCAGGGGAGTATGGAAGAAGTGCGACATCTCTATAGGGATATTGTAGAGGTCTCAGCGCAAGTCTAATAATAACAGTGATGGTTCTGTTAGTGGTCGACCGTCCATCTGAAAAAGGTGGGGGTCTGGCGATCACGGATTCGCTGGGTGTGCGTGGGTTAGTGGATGAGGAAGGCTGCAGTGGCTTGGTCTGTGGAAGGGGGCTGGGGACATAGAGGAATGTTAATCTTGGCAGGTTATTTATCCATTTATTATCTATTGcttatgttttatttaaattattattattattttttttattcattattattattattattattattattatatatatatatatatttttttttttttaggattgttTGGTGTTGTCCGGTTT carries:
- the CCNL1 gene encoding cyclin-L1 isoform X1, translating into MAAVPFLSAPAVPPRPNDGILIGDRLYCEVYLTIDNSIIPDERLSPTPSMLDGLDLNTETDLRILGCELIQSAGILLRMPQVAMATGQVLFHRFFYSKSFVKHSFEIVAMACMNLASKIEESPRRIRDVINVFHHLRQLRAKRTPSPLILDQSYIETKKQVIKAERRVLKELGFCVHVKHPHKMIVMYLQVLECERNQTLVQTAWNYMNDCLRTNIFVRFEAETIACACIYLAARALQIPLPNKPHWFLLFGATEESIQEICVTTLRLYSRKKPNYEFLEKEVEKRKNALQEAKLKAKGLNPDGTPALSMMGGFSPASKPSSPREVKAEEKSPASTKSKREPEEKQSLKSPYNGLRKENKRSRSVSRSRSRTKSRSRSPRRHYNNRRSRSGTYSSRSRSRSRSHSESPRRHHNHASPHLKLKHRGDDLRGSNRHGHKRKKSHSPTPGKSREHGDPSKKHRHDRSHHRDRRERSRSFERSHKSKHHSSGHSGHSRHRR